From Micromonospora rifamycinica, a single genomic window includes:
- the hutH gene encoding histidine ammonia-lyase codes for MSTVTVQPTGITPADVLAVARGDAGVALAPAAVDAMVASRSIVDGIEAAGRPVYGVSTGFGALANTFVAPQRRAELQHALIRSHAAGVGTPMPREVVRAMILLRVRSLALGRSGVRPLVAQALVDLLNADVTPWVPEHGSLGASGDLAPLAHCALVLLGEGWVLGPAGERVGAADALRAAGLTPVALAAKEGLALINGTDGMLGMLLLAVADARHLFTMADVTAALAIEAMLGSERPFLPELHAIRPHPGQAASAANIHRLLQDSRVMDSHRDDLAHAVQDAYSMRCAPQVAGAARDTLDFVATVAGRELVSVVDNPVVLPDGRVESTGNFHGAPLGFAADYLAIAAAEVGAIAERRVDRLLDVTRNRELPAFLSPDAGVNSGLMIAQYTAAGIVAENRRLAAPASVDSLPTSGMQEDHVSMGWAGAKKLRTVLDNLTSLLAVELLAAVRGLQLRAPLEPSPAGRAAVAALGGAAGEPGPDVFLAPVMEAARAVLAGPDLRAAIEREVGPLG; via the coding sequence ATGTCGACTGTGACCGTCCAGCCCACCGGGATCACCCCCGCCGACGTGCTCGCCGTGGCGCGCGGCGACGCCGGGGTCGCGCTCGCCCCGGCCGCCGTCGACGCGATGGTCGCCAGCCGGTCCATCGTGGACGGCATCGAGGCCGCCGGCCGTCCGGTGTACGGCGTCTCCACCGGCTTCGGGGCGCTGGCGAACACCTTCGTCGCCCCGCAGCGGCGGGCCGAGTTGCAGCACGCGCTGATCCGCTCGCACGCCGCCGGGGTGGGCACCCCGATGCCCCGCGAGGTGGTCCGGGCGATGATCCTGCTGCGGGTCCGTTCGCTGGCGCTGGGCCGCTCCGGGGTCCGACCGCTGGTCGCGCAGGCGCTGGTCGACCTGCTCAACGCCGACGTCACCCCGTGGGTGCCGGAGCACGGGTCGCTCGGCGCGTCCGGTGACCTGGCGCCGCTGGCGCACTGCGCGCTGGTGCTGCTCGGCGAGGGCTGGGTGCTCGGCCCGGCCGGGGAGCGGGTCGGCGCCGCCGACGCGCTGCGCGCCGCCGGGCTGACCCCGGTGGCGTTGGCCGCCAAGGAGGGGCTGGCGCTGATCAACGGCACCGACGGCATGCTCGGCATGCTGCTGCTGGCCGTCGCGGACGCCCGGCACCTGTTCACCATGGCCGACGTGACCGCCGCGCTGGCCATCGAGGCGATGCTCGGCTCGGAACGGCCGTTCCTACCGGAGCTGCACGCCATCCGGCCGCACCCGGGGCAGGCCGCGTCGGCGGCGAACATCCACCGGCTGCTGCAGGACTCCCGGGTGATGGACTCGCACCGTGACGACCTGGCGCACGCGGTGCAGGACGCGTACTCGATGCGGTGTGCCCCGCAGGTGGCCGGGGCGGCCCGGGACACCCTGGACTTCGTGGCGACGGTGGCCGGCCGGGAGCTGGTCTCGGTGGTGGACAACCCGGTGGTGCTGCCGGACGGCCGGGTCGAGTCGACCGGCAACTTCCACGGCGCTCCGCTCGGCTTCGCCGCCGACTACCTGGCCATCGCCGCCGCCGAGGTGGGGGCGATCGCCGAACGGCGGGTGGACCGGCTGCTCGACGTGACCCGCAACCGGGAGCTGCCGGCGTTCCTGTCGCCCGACGCGGGAGTCAACTCCGGGCTGATGATCGCCCAGTACACCGCCGCCGGGATCGTCGCGGAGAACCGCCGGCTGGCCGCGCCCGCCTCGGTCGACTCGTTGCCGACCAGCGGCATGCAGGAGGATCACGTCTCGATGGGGTGGGCGGGGGCGAAGAAGCTGCGTACCGTGCTGGACAACCTGACCAGCCTGCTCGCCGTGGAGCTGCTGGCGGCCGTCCGGGGGCTACAGCTGCGGGCGCCGCTGGAGCCGTCCCCGGCCGGACGGGCCGCCGTGGCGGCGCTCGGCGGTGCGGCCGGCGAACCCGGTCCCGATGTCTTCCTCGCCCCGGTGATGGAAGCGGCCCGTGCCGTGCTCGCCGGGCCCGACCTGCGTGCCGCCATCGAACGGGAGGTCGGCCCCCTGGGCTGA
- the rdgB gene encoding RdgB/HAM1 family non-canonical purine NTP pyrophosphatase, giving the protein MNKVLLATRNRKKLVELQRILDGALGAHRIALLGLDDVEEYPELPETGLTFGENALIKAREGCRRTGLPTIADDSGIAVDALNGMPGVFSARWAGRHGDDRANLQLVLDQIADLPDEHRGAAFVCTVALVLPGGKEHLVDGRQPGRLLRAPRGDGGFGYDPIFVGDGQERTNAELTPQEKDAISHRGKALRELAKLAAKVLPAT; this is encoded by the coding sequence ATGAACAAGGTCCTGCTCGCCACCCGGAACCGTAAGAAGCTGGTCGAGCTCCAGCGCATCCTCGACGGCGCGCTCGGCGCGCACCGGATCGCCCTGCTCGGCCTGGATGATGTCGAGGAGTACCCGGAGCTACCGGAGACCGGCCTCACCTTCGGCGAGAACGCCCTGATCAAGGCGCGGGAGGGCTGCCGGCGGACCGGCCTGCCCACCATCGCCGACGACTCCGGCATCGCGGTCGACGCGCTCAACGGCATGCCGGGGGTGTTCAGCGCCCGTTGGGCCGGCCGGCACGGCGACGACCGGGCCAACCTTCAGCTGGTGCTGGACCAGATCGCCGACCTGCCCGACGAGCACCGGGGCGCGGCCTTCGTCTGCACCGTCGCGCTGGTGCTGCCCGGTGGCAAGGAGCACCTGGTCGACGGCCGCCAGCCCGGCCGGCTGCTGCGCGCCCCGCGCGGCGACGGCGGCTTCGGGTACGATCCGATCTTCGTCGGCGACGGCCAGGAGCGGACCAACGCGGAGCTGACCCCGCAGGAGAAGGACGCGATCAGCCACCGGGGCAAGGCGCTGCGCGAGTTGGCGAAGCTGGCCGCCAAGGTGCTGCCCGCCACCTGA
- the rph gene encoding ribonuclease PH, translating into MARPDGRRPDQLRPVTLTRGWSTHPEGSVLVEFGGTRVLCTASVTEGVPRWRKGSGLGWVTAEYAMLPRATNTRSDRESVRGKIGGRTHEISRLIGRSLRACVDLKALGENSIVLDCDVLQADGGTRTASITGAYVALYDAVSWLAARKSLAGKPERVMHRSVSAVSVGIVAGEPLLDLCYVEDVAAEVDMNVVCTGEGDFVEVQGTGEDGVFSRAQLDALLDVASLGCLELAEAQRKALAS; encoded by the coding sequence ATGGCACGACCTGACGGGCGTCGACCCGACCAACTCCGACCGGTGACGTTGACCCGGGGCTGGAGCACCCACCCGGAGGGCTCGGTGCTCGTCGAGTTCGGCGGCACCCGGGTGCTCTGCACGGCCAGCGTCACCGAGGGCGTGCCGCGCTGGCGCAAGGGCTCCGGGCTCGGCTGGGTCACCGCCGAGTACGCGATGCTGCCCCGGGCCACCAACACCCGCTCCGACCGGGAGAGCGTCCGCGGCAAGATCGGCGGGCGGACCCACGAGATCTCCCGGCTGATCGGCCGCAGCCTGCGCGCCTGCGTCGACCTCAAGGCGCTCGGCGAGAACTCGATCGTGCTCGACTGCGACGTGCTCCAGGCCGACGGCGGCACCCGTACCGCCTCGATCACCGGCGCGTACGTGGCCCTCTACGACGCGGTGAGCTGGCTGGCCGCCCGCAAGTCGCTGGCCGGCAAGCCGGAGAGGGTGATGCACCGGTCGGTGTCCGCGGTCAGCGTCGGCATCGTCGCGGGCGAGCCGCTGCTGGACCTCTGCTACGTCGAGGACGTGGCCGCCGAGGTGGACATGAACGTCGTCTGCACCGGCGAGGGCGACTTCGTTGAGGTGCAGGGCACCGGGGAGGACGGGGTCTTCTCCCGGGCGCAGCTCGACGCGCTGCTGGACGTCGCGTCGTTGGGCTGTCTGGAACTGGCCGAGGCCCAGCGGAAGGCGCTCGCATCATGA
- a CDS encoding MBL fold metallo-hydrolase, with translation MRLTVLGCAGSFPGPESPCSAYLVEAQGFRLLVDFGSGSLSTLQRYAGLHAPDAILLTHLHCDHILDAASYVVVRRYAPDGPYPALPVYAPPGAPDRLATAYGQDGADVEDVYQFYGLQPGTFPIGPFTVTVDRVNHPVETYGVRLEHEGRVLCYSSDTAPCDALLRLAQDADVFLCEASYLDGVDNPPDLHLTGREAGEAATKAGVGRLLLTHLVVAWGSESHTIAAAAGAYTGPLEVVRAGASYEI, from the coding sequence ATGCGGCTGACCGTCCTGGGCTGTGCGGGGAGCTTCCCCGGTCCCGAGTCCCCCTGCTCGGCCTACCTCGTCGAGGCGCAGGGCTTCCGGCTGCTGGTCGACTTCGGGTCCGGCTCGCTGTCCACCCTTCAACGCTATGCCGGGCTGCACGCCCCGGACGCCATTCTCCTGACGCACCTGCACTGCGACCACATCCTCGACGCGGCGTCGTACGTGGTCGTGAGGCGGTACGCCCCGGACGGCCCCTACCCGGCGCTGCCGGTCTACGCGCCCCCGGGCGCCCCGGACCGGCTCGCCACCGCCTACGGCCAGGACGGCGCCGACGTGGAGGACGTCTACCAGTTCTACGGCCTCCAGCCGGGTACCTTCCCGATCGGCCCGTTCACCGTCACCGTCGACCGGGTGAACCATCCGGTCGAGACGTACGGGGTGCGGCTGGAGCACGAGGGCCGGGTGCTCTGCTACTCCTCCGACACCGCCCCCTGTGACGCGTTGCTGCGGCTCGCCCAGGACGCCGACGTCTTCCTCTGCGAGGCCAGTTACCTCGACGGGGTGGACAATCCCCCGGATCTGCACCTGACCGGTCGGGAGGCCGGCGAGGCGGCCACCAAGGCCGGGGTGGGCCGGCTGCTGCTGACCCACCTGGTGGTGGCCTGGGGCAGCGAGTCGCACACCATCGCGGCGGCAGCCGGGGCGTACACCGGTCCGCTGGAAGTGGTCCGGGCCGGCGCCAGCTACGAGATCTGA